Proteins found in one Pyrus communis chromosome 15, drPyrComm1.1, whole genome shotgun sequence genomic segment:
- the LOC137716821 gene encoding transcription factor HEC2-like codes for MDIAQYKSEEQMEMMTMMMQMEKISELCGAYNDVVSDLPPSDHNFSSTTTSPNSLRATMSHYTDQNTRNNNIHSPNSQSFRNLPTIPSTISFTNTNPTDQTNGTSFSTLSQENASMAAMREMIFRIAAMQPINIDPESVKPPKRRNVKISKDPQSVAARHRRERISERIRILQRLVPGGTKMDTASMLDEAIHYVKFLKTQVQTLERAATNRPTGIGFHVAMSSGSYISNSMSKAYQAPHHHQNVHHFGDA; via the coding sequence ATGGATATTGCCCAGTACAAATCAGAGGAGCAGATGgagatgatgacgatgatgatgcaAATGGAAAAAATCTCTGAGCTCTGCGGTGCCTACAACGATGTGGTTTCCGACCTGCCGCCGTCCGATCACAATTTCTCATCCACCACAACTAGTCCTAATAGTCTCAGGGCCACCATGTCACATTACACTGACCAAAACACACGTAACAATAATATTCATTCACCAAACTCACAATCCTTCCGAAACCTCCCAACAATACCATCCACCATTTCATTCACCAACACAAACCCAACCGACCAAACAAACGGCACGTCGTTTTCAACACTGTCGCAAGAAAATGCTTCGATGGCAGCCATGAGGGAGATGATATTCCGGATTGCAGCCATGCAGCCAATCAACATCGACCCGGAATCTGTTAAGCCGCCAAAGAGAAGGAACGTGAAGATTTCTAAGGACCCTCAGAGCGTTGCGGCCCGGCATCGGAGGGAGAGGATTAGTGAGAGGATTCGAATCCTACAGAGACTTGTCCCGGGCGGGACAAAAATGGACACCGCTTCCATGCTAGATGAGGCCATTCACTATGTCAAGTTTTTGAAGACTCAGGTCCAAACGCTGGAGAGGGCTGCGACTAATAGGCCTACCGGGATTGGATTTCATGTGGCCATGTCTAGTGGCAGCTACATTTCTAACTCTATGTCTAAGGCTTACCAAGCTCCTCATCATCATCAGAATGTGCATCATTTCGGTGACgcttaa
- the LOC137718373 gene encoding uncharacterized protein isoform X1, whose amino-acid sequence MPEQRPGIRVRDPSPDSVIFALESNFSLFSSASASVDRCSFDRDDSTASEISPQNSAAHDRRHEESSSGPDRDPDPNRIHAFQHTRRLSTKGGKAKVQKEDSDSDLVLDSARSSFSLALKECQDRRSRSEALSKKLDRPRPASLDLNNNASVSSPRLGAIKKGSMASRKSANFPSPGTPSYRHTSLGVQKGWSSERVPLHTNVGRKNTAAAMLPFNNGRTLPSKWEDAERWILSPVQGDGVVRPSNQQTQRRPKSKSGPLGPPGVAYYSSYSPAMPMFDGTNVSNFMAASPFSAGVISADGLGFQSGAQNCGFTTRAEACIARSVSVHGCSEVLEQQSSLPDSQDEKFDGRDGVKDEATNVCRAVSRRDMATQMSPDSSHSSPTARASYSASTSSGLPIMEVQSAASSKSEVRDVQVDERVTVTRWSKKHKSRRSGKGSHFGDSWKKKDADVRSAAWDLSDTSKSISKVNREEAKITAWENLQKAKAEAAIRKLEMKLEKKRSSSMDKIMNKLRSAQKKAQDMRSSVVDDQAQVARTSRKALSFRRTRHMVSLSDCFTCHVL is encoded by the exons ATGCCGGAGCAGAGACCGGGTATCCGAGTCCGCGACCCGAGCCCCGACTCCGTAATCTTCGCCTTAGAGTCCAACTTCAGCCTCTTCTCCTCCGCCTCCGCCAGCGTCGACCGCTGCTCCTTCGACCGCGACGACTCCACCGCCTCCGAGATCTCTCCG CAGAACTCGGCCGCACACGATCGCCGCCACGAGGAAAGCTCGAGTGGTCCAGATCGCGATCCGGATCCGAACAGAATCCACGCTTTTCAGCACACTCGCCGTCTCTCCACAAAAGGAGGAAAAGCCAAAG TTCAAAAGGAGGACTCCGACTCGGATTTAGTCCTCGATTCCGCCAGAAGCTCCTTCTCTCTCGCCCTCAAAG AATGCCAGGACCGGCGGTCCAGATCTGAAGCTCTATCGAAGAAGCTAGACCGGCCGAGACCTGCCTCGTTGGATTTGAACAACAATGCATCGGTGTCCTCGCCGAGATTAGGCGCGATAAAGAAGGGTTCAATGGCGTCTCGGAAATCGGCCAACTTCCCGAGTCCAGGCACACCGAGTTACCGGCACACGAGTCTCGGTGTTCAAAAGGGTTGGAGCTCGGAGCGGGTCCCGTTGCATACCAATGTGGGTCGGAAGAATACGGCGGCTGCGATGTTGCCGTTTAATAACGGAAGGACATTGCCGTCGAAGTGGGAAGATGCCGAGAGGTGGATTTTGAGTCCTGTTCAAGGGGATGGTGTGGTGAGGCCGTCGAATCAGCAGACTCAGAGACGGCCCAAGTCAAAGAGCGGTCCGCTTGGGCCTCCTGGGGTTGCGTATTACTCGTCGTACTCGCCGGCCATGCCGATGTTTGATGGGACCAATGTGAGTAATTTCATGGCTGCTTCTCCGTTTTCAGCTGGTGTTATATCAGCTGATGGGTTGGGGTTCCAATCCGGTGCCCAAAATTGCGGCTTTACAACGCGGGCAGAGGCCTGCATTGCCCGTTCGGTTAGTGTTCATGGTTGCTCTGAGGTGCTGGAGCAGCAATCTTCACTGCCCGACTCTCAAG atgaaaagtttgatggcCGTGATGGGGTCAAGGATGAGGCTACGAATGTATGTCGTGCCGTTTCAAGAAGGGATATGGCAACCCAGATGAGCCCAGATAGCTCTCACTCATCTCCCACGGCACGGGCTTCTTACTCTGCCTCCACTTCCTCTGGTCTGCCCATTATGGAAGTGCAGAGTGCGGCTTCTTCAAAGTCGGAAGTCAGGGATGTGCAGGTAGATGAACGGGTCACTGTGACAAGGTGGTCCAAGAAGCATAAATCCCGAAGATCTGGGAAGGGTTCTCATTTTGGTGATAgttggaaaaagaaagatgcagACGTTCGATCTGCTGCTTGGGATCTCTCTGACACATCGAAAAGCATTTCAAA AGTTAATAGAGAGGAAGCAAAAATCACTGCTTGGGAGAACCTGCAGAAGGCGAAAGCTGAGGCAGCAATACGGAAATTGGAG ATGAAGCTGGAAAAGAAGAGATCATCATCCATGGATAAAATCATGAACAAGTTGAGATCAGCTCAGAAGAAAGCGCAAGACATGAGAAGCTCAGTTGTAGACGACCAAGCACAAGTTGCAAGAACCTCACGCAAAGCTTTATCATTCCGAAGAACTCGTCATATGGTTTCTTTGAGTGATTGTTTTACATGTCACGTTTTGTGA
- the LOC137718373 gene encoding uncharacterized protein isoform X2, with protein MPEQRPGIRVRDPSPDSVIFALESNFSLFSSASASVDRCSFDRDDSTASEISPNSAAHDRRHEESSSGPDRDPDPNRIHAFQHTRRLSTKGGKAKVQKEDSDSDLVLDSARSSFSLALKECQDRRSRSEALSKKLDRPRPASLDLNNNASVSSPRLGAIKKGSMASRKSANFPSPGTPSYRHTSLGVQKGWSSERVPLHTNVGRKNTAAAMLPFNNGRTLPSKWEDAERWILSPVQGDGVVRPSNQQTQRRPKSKSGPLGPPGVAYYSSYSPAMPMFDGTNVSNFMAASPFSAGVISADGLGFQSGAQNCGFTTRAEACIARSVSVHGCSEVLEQQSSLPDSQDEKFDGRDGVKDEATNVCRAVSRRDMATQMSPDSSHSSPTARASYSASTSSGLPIMEVQSAASSKSEVRDVQVDERVTVTRWSKKHKSRRSGKGSHFGDSWKKKDADVRSAAWDLSDTSKSISKVNREEAKITAWENLQKAKAEAAIRKLEMKLEKKRSSSMDKIMNKLRSAQKKAQDMRSSVVDDQAQVARTSRKALSFRRTRHMVSLSDCFTCHVL; from the exons ATGCCGGAGCAGAGACCGGGTATCCGAGTCCGCGACCCGAGCCCCGACTCCGTAATCTTCGCCTTAGAGTCCAACTTCAGCCTCTTCTCCTCCGCCTCCGCCAGCGTCGACCGCTGCTCCTTCGACCGCGACGACTCCACCGCCTCCGAGATCTCTCCG AACTCGGCCGCACACGATCGCCGCCACGAGGAAAGCTCGAGTGGTCCAGATCGCGATCCGGATCCGAACAGAATCCACGCTTTTCAGCACACTCGCCGTCTCTCCACAAAAGGAGGAAAAGCCAAAG TTCAAAAGGAGGACTCCGACTCGGATTTAGTCCTCGATTCCGCCAGAAGCTCCTTCTCTCTCGCCCTCAAAG AATGCCAGGACCGGCGGTCCAGATCTGAAGCTCTATCGAAGAAGCTAGACCGGCCGAGACCTGCCTCGTTGGATTTGAACAACAATGCATCGGTGTCCTCGCCGAGATTAGGCGCGATAAAGAAGGGTTCAATGGCGTCTCGGAAATCGGCCAACTTCCCGAGTCCAGGCACACCGAGTTACCGGCACACGAGTCTCGGTGTTCAAAAGGGTTGGAGCTCGGAGCGGGTCCCGTTGCATACCAATGTGGGTCGGAAGAATACGGCGGCTGCGATGTTGCCGTTTAATAACGGAAGGACATTGCCGTCGAAGTGGGAAGATGCCGAGAGGTGGATTTTGAGTCCTGTTCAAGGGGATGGTGTGGTGAGGCCGTCGAATCAGCAGACTCAGAGACGGCCCAAGTCAAAGAGCGGTCCGCTTGGGCCTCCTGGGGTTGCGTATTACTCGTCGTACTCGCCGGCCATGCCGATGTTTGATGGGACCAATGTGAGTAATTTCATGGCTGCTTCTCCGTTTTCAGCTGGTGTTATATCAGCTGATGGGTTGGGGTTCCAATCCGGTGCCCAAAATTGCGGCTTTACAACGCGGGCAGAGGCCTGCATTGCCCGTTCGGTTAGTGTTCATGGTTGCTCTGAGGTGCTGGAGCAGCAATCTTCACTGCCCGACTCTCAAG atgaaaagtttgatggcCGTGATGGGGTCAAGGATGAGGCTACGAATGTATGTCGTGCCGTTTCAAGAAGGGATATGGCAACCCAGATGAGCCCAGATAGCTCTCACTCATCTCCCACGGCACGGGCTTCTTACTCTGCCTCCACTTCCTCTGGTCTGCCCATTATGGAAGTGCAGAGTGCGGCTTCTTCAAAGTCGGAAGTCAGGGATGTGCAGGTAGATGAACGGGTCACTGTGACAAGGTGGTCCAAGAAGCATAAATCCCGAAGATCTGGGAAGGGTTCTCATTTTGGTGATAgttggaaaaagaaagatgcagACGTTCGATCTGCTGCTTGGGATCTCTCTGACACATCGAAAAGCATTTCAAA AGTTAATAGAGAGGAAGCAAAAATCACTGCTTGGGAGAACCTGCAGAAGGCGAAAGCTGAGGCAGCAATACGGAAATTGGAG ATGAAGCTGGAAAAGAAGAGATCATCATCCATGGATAAAATCATGAACAAGTTGAGATCAGCTCAGAAGAAAGCGCAAGACATGAGAAGCTCAGTTGTAGACGACCAAGCACAAGTTGCAAGAACCTCACGCAAAGCTTTATCATTCCGAAGAACTCGTCATATGGTTTCTTTGAGTGATTGTTTTACATGTCACGTTTTGTGA
- the LOC137717465 gene encoding ABSCISIC ACID-INSENSITIVE 5-like protein 5 isoform X1 translates to MGTNMNFKGFGNEPPIARQSSIYTLTFEELQNTIGGSGKDFGSMNMDELLKSIWTAEETQIIAPAAGGAGGQDGLGHGSGGSLQRQGSLTLPRTLSQKTVDEVWKNLSKEGTGAGGSNMPQRQPTLGEMTLEEFLFRAGVVREDAQVAPKPNGAGFFGDLSRFGNSGSLEFEFQRPNSGVGVMGNRVSENDNHQVPNQGSNLPLNANGVRSSQHHSQHHQQQQQMPQQQQQIFPKQQPVTYNTSQLPMGPNAQLGSPGMRGGMMGIGDPGLNGALVPSSGMGMVGLGAVRVVTPSPANLLSSDGIEKSNGTDTSSVSPVPYVFNGGFRGRKGGGPVEKVVERRQRRMIKNRESAARSRARKQAYTTELEAEVAELKEENQELQKKQAEMAEMQKNQQDMEIINLQRGKKQCLRRTMTGPL, encoded by the exons ATGGGAACCAACATGAACTTCAAGGGATTTGGGAACGAACCGCCGATAGCGAGGCAGTCGTCGATCTATACGCTGACGTTTGAGGAGCTGCAGAACACTATTGGAGGCTCAgggaaggattttgggtctatGAACATGGATGAGCTCTTGAAGAGCATATGGACGGCTGAAGAGACTCAGATTATAGCACCGGCTGCCGGCGGCGCTGGTGGCCAAGACGGGCTTGGCCACGGCAGTGGGGGTTCTCTTCAGAGGCAGGGCTCTCTGACCCTGCCCCGGACCCTGAGCCAGAAAACTGTGGATGAGGTGTGGAAGAACCTTTCGAAAGAAGGAACGGGTGCCGGCGGGTCTAATATGCCTCAGAGGCAGCCGACTTTGGGGGAGATGACTTTGGAAGAGTTTTTGTTTAGAGCTGGGGTTGTGAGAGAAGATGCACAAGTGGCTCCAAAGCCTAATGGTGCTGGTTTTTTTGGTGATTTGTCTCGCTTTGGTAATTCTGGTAGTTTGGAATTCGAGTTTCAGCGACCGAATAGCGGTGTTGGTGTGATGGGGAATCGAGTTTCTGAGAACGATAATCATCAGGTTCCGAATCAAGGTTCAAATTTGCCATTGAATGCTAATGGGGTTAGATCAAGTCAGCATCACAGTCAGCACcaccagcaacaacaacagatgccacagcagcagcagcaaataTTCCCCAAGCAACAACCTGTGACTTACAACACTTCTCAGCTGCCTATGGGACCAAATGCTCAGTTGGGTAGTCCTGGAATGAGGGGTGGGATGATGGGAATCGGTGATCCAGGTTTGAATGGCGCTTTGGTTCCGAGTTCAGGGATGGGAATGGTTGGGTTAGGAGCTGTTCGTGTGGTGACGCCTTCACCTGCGAACCTGTTGTCATCTGATGGGATTGAGAAGAGTAACGGTACTGATACGTCGTCTGTGTCACCGGTGCCTTACGTGTTTAATGGCGGTTTTAGGGGGAGGAAGGGCGGCGGGCCTGTGGAGAAGGTTGTTGAGAGAAGGCAGAGAAGAATGATTAAGAACAGAGAATCAGCTGCCAGGTCCAGAGCTCGCAAGCAG GCATACACAACGGAATTGGAAGCAGAAGTTGCAGAACTGAAGGAGGAGAACCAAGAGTTGCAGAAAAAACAGGCTGAAATGGCGGAAATGCAAAAGAATCAG CAGGACATGGAGATTATAAACCTTCAACGAGGAAAGAAGCAATGCTTGAGAAGAACAATGACAGGTCCGTTGTGA
- the LOC137717465 gene encoding ABSCISIC ACID-INSENSITIVE 5-like protein 5 isoform X2, with the protein MGTNMNFKGFGNEPPIARQSSIYTLTFEELQNTIGGSGKDFGSMNMDELLKSIWTAEETQIIAPAAGGAGGQDGLGHGSGGSLQRQGSLTLPRTLSQKTVDEVWKNLSKEGTGAGGSNMPQRQPTLGEMTLEEFLFRAGVVREDAQVAPKPNGAGFFGDLSRFGNSGSLEFEFQRPNSGVGVMGNRVSENDNHQVPNQGSNLPLNANGVRSSQHHSQHHQQQQQMPQQQQQIFPKQQPVTYNTSQLPMGPNAQLGSPGMRGGMMGIGDPGLNGALVPSSGMGMVGLGAVRVVTPSPANLLSSDGIEKSNGTDTSSVSPVPYVFNGGFRGRKGGGPVEKVVERRQRRMIKNRESAARSRARKQAYTTELEAEVAELKEENQELQKKQAEMAEMQKNQDMEIINLQRGKKQCLRRTMTGPL; encoded by the exons ATGGGAACCAACATGAACTTCAAGGGATTTGGGAACGAACCGCCGATAGCGAGGCAGTCGTCGATCTATACGCTGACGTTTGAGGAGCTGCAGAACACTATTGGAGGCTCAgggaaggattttgggtctatGAACATGGATGAGCTCTTGAAGAGCATATGGACGGCTGAAGAGACTCAGATTATAGCACCGGCTGCCGGCGGCGCTGGTGGCCAAGACGGGCTTGGCCACGGCAGTGGGGGTTCTCTTCAGAGGCAGGGCTCTCTGACCCTGCCCCGGACCCTGAGCCAGAAAACTGTGGATGAGGTGTGGAAGAACCTTTCGAAAGAAGGAACGGGTGCCGGCGGGTCTAATATGCCTCAGAGGCAGCCGACTTTGGGGGAGATGACTTTGGAAGAGTTTTTGTTTAGAGCTGGGGTTGTGAGAGAAGATGCACAAGTGGCTCCAAAGCCTAATGGTGCTGGTTTTTTTGGTGATTTGTCTCGCTTTGGTAATTCTGGTAGTTTGGAATTCGAGTTTCAGCGACCGAATAGCGGTGTTGGTGTGATGGGGAATCGAGTTTCTGAGAACGATAATCATCAGGTTCCGAATCAAGGTTCAAATTTGCCATTGAATGCTAATGGGGTTAGATCAAGTCAGCATCACAGTCAGCACcaccagcaacaacaacagatgccacagcagcagcagcaaataTTCCCCAAGCAACAACCTGTGACTTACAACACTTCTCAGCTGCCTATGGGACCAAATGCTCAGTTGGGTAGTCCTGGAATGAGGGGTGGGATGATGGGAATCGGTGATCCAGGTTTGAATGGCGCTTTGGTTCCGAGTTCAGGGATGGGAATGGTTGGGTTAGGAGCTGTTCGTGTGGTGACGCCTTCACCTGCGAACCTGTTGTCATCTGATGGGATTGAGAAGAGTAACGGTACTGATACGTCGTCTGTGTCACCGGTGCCTTACGTGTTTAATGGCGGTTTTAGGGGGAGGAAGGGCGGCGGGCCTGTGGAGAAGGTTGTTGAGAGAAGGCAGAGAAGAATGATTAAGAACAGAGAATCAGCTGCCAGGTCCAGAGCTCGCAAGCAG GCATACACAACGGAATTGGAAGCAGAAGTTGCAGAACTGAAGGAGGAGAACCAAGAGTTGCAGAAAAAACAGGCTGAAATGGCGGAAATGCAAAAGAATCAG GACATGGAGATTATAAACCTTCAACGAGGAAAGAAGCAATGCTTGAGAAGAACAATGACAGGTCCGTTGTGA